The following proteins are encoded in a genomic region of Zea mays cultivar B73 chromosome 9, Zm-B73-REFERENCE-NAM-5.0, whole genome shotgun sequence:
- the LOC103638128 gene encoding protein EXORDIUM-like 3: MQHLAAVLLVLAATTALPPGAAAWRPWPPRDNATAAAGLGASKRLEGSSEFVKLEYHMGPVLASAITVHPIWYGPWPAAQKRTIRAFLRSLSPSAAIPSPSVSAWWRTVRLYADQTSANVSASVSLGAEKSDARMSRGARLSRMDIQAVVRDAVTARTRPLPVDASGGVYLVLTSPDVAVDDFCGQVCGFHYFTFASVVGSTLPYAWVGNSARRCPEVCAYPFAVPAYVRGRRPESPPNGDVGVDGMVSVIAHELAEMASNPLANAWYAGGDPSFPTEIADLCEGIYGTGGGGAYTGQLLTDARSGAAYNVNGVGGRRFLVQWVWNPVLSYCSGPNALDQ; encoded by the coding sequence ATGCAGCACCTGGCCGCCGTGCTCCTCGTCCTGGCGGCTACCACCGCGCTgccgcccggcgcggcggcgtggCGCCCGtggccgccgcgcgacaacgcgaCGGCTGCGGCGGGCCTTGGCGCGTCCAAGAGGCTGGAGGGCTCGTCGGAGTTCGTGAAGCTGGAGTACCACATGGGCCCGGTCCTGGCGTCGGCCATCACGGTGCACCCGATCTGGTACGGGCCCTGGCCGGCGGCGCAGAAGCGCACGATCCGCGCGTTCCTCCGCTCCCTGTCGCCTTCTGCCGCCATCCCTTCGCCGTCCGTGTCGGCGTGGTGGCGCACGGTGCGGCTGTACGCGGACCAGACCTCGGCGAACGTGTCGGCGTCGGTGTCGCTGGGCGCGGAGAAGTCGGACGCGCGCATGTCCCGCGGCGCGCGGCTGTCGCGCATGGACATCCAGGCAGTGGTCCGCGACGCCGTGACGGCGCGCACCCGGCCCCTGCCCGTGGACGCCAGCGGCGGCGTGTACCTGGTGCTCACGTCCCCGGACGTCGCCGTGGACGACTTCTGCGGGCAGGTGTGCGGCTTCCACTACTTCACCTTCGCGTCGGTGGTCGGGTCCACGCTGCCGTACGCGTGGGTGGGCAACTCGGCGCGCAGGTGCCCCGAGGTGTGCGCGTACCCGTTCGCGGTCCCGGCGTACGTGCGCGGGCGCAGGCCCGAGTCCCCGCCCAACGGCGACGTCGGGGTGGACGGCATGGTCAGCGTCATCGCGCACGAGCTCGCGGAGATGGCGTCCAACCCGCTCGCCAACGCCTGGTACGCCGGCGGCGACCCGTCGTTCCCCACGGAGATCGCAGACCTCTGCGAGGGCATCTACGGCACCGGCGGGGGAGGGGCGTACACGGGGCAGCTGCTCACGGACGCGCGCTCCGGCGCGGCCTACAACGTGAACGGCGTCGGCGGGCGCAGGTTCCTCGTGCAGTGGGTGTGGAACCCCGTGCTCAGCTACTGCTCCGGCCCCAACGCGCTCGACCAGTAG